One window of Thermocoleostomius sinensis A174 genomic DNA carries:
- a CDS encoding GPW/gp25 family protein, whose protein sequence is MTDLIHDRPNLYIGAGFAFPLQVNAQGSIQLSSDTTNIEESIRIILQTQLGERVYRPTFGSRLSELTFEPLNIQTLLEIQLCIEEAIETWEPRIVLKEVRTDPDPAQGKVEIEIFYHPKQSHSLRSLVYPFYLQSGKE, encoded by the coding sequence ATGACTGATCTAATCCACGATCGCCCCAACCTATACATTGGCGCTGGATTTGCCTTCCCACTTCAAGTCAACGCACAGGGCAGCATTCAACTCAGCAGTGACACCACTAACATTGAAGAATCGATTCGGATCATTTTACAAACGCAACTGGGCGAGCGAGTATATCGCCCCACTTTTGGGTCGCGACTATCTGAATTAACCTTTGAACCTCTCAACATTCAAACGTTGCTCGAAATTCAGCTTTGTATTGAAGAGGCGATCGAAACCTGGGAACCGCGCATTGTTCTCAAAGAAGTTCGGACTGATCCCGATCCGGCTCAGGGCAAAGTTGAAATTGAAATCTTCTATCATCCTAAACAGAGTCATAGCCTGCGCAGTTTAGTGTATCCCTTTTATCTCCAATCAGGCAAGGAATAA